A window from Effusibacillus lacus encodes these proteins:
- a CDS encoding FxsA family protein, whose protein sequence is MFRILLLLFILVPIIEIYLLIQVGEVIGGWQTVLLVLLTGLLGAYLAKTQGRAVWYRLQSELSMGRPPGDALLDGVCVLAGGVLLLTPGFATDILGLVLLLPPTREPIKRVLRRWLEKQLSKGTWITFRRW, encoded by the coding sequence GTGTTTCGCATATTGCTGCTGCTCTTTATCCTAGTGCCAATCATTGAAATTTACCTGCTGATTCAGGTGGGAGAAGTCATCGGCGGATGGCAGACCGTACTGCTGGTTTTGCTGACAGGCTTGTTGGGAGCCTATCTGGCCAAAACACAAGGACGGGCGGTCTGGTACCGCTTGCAGTCGGAATTGTCGATGGGAAGGCCCCCCGGTGATGCACTGCTGGACGGGGTATGTGTCCTGGCTGGCGGTGTGTTGCTGCTGACTCCCGGCTTTGCGACTGATATTCTGGGCTTGGTTCTGTTGTTGCCTCCCACAAGGGAACCAATCAAAAGGGTGCTCCGGCGATGGCTTGAAAAACAGTTGTCCAAAGGGACGTGGATCACCTTTCGCAGATGGTGA